The nucleotide sequence GATAATTTTTTAACGGTTCCTAAGGATGAACTTCATAAATTAATCCACGCAACTCAGTTCATTGCGGGAATAATTAAACGAAGTTTAAATGCCGATGGTTTTAATGTGATTTCGAATAATGGAAATTCTGCCGGACAATCAGTCTTTCATTTTCATTTTCATATCATTCCAAGATTCAATCAAGATTTTACCTTAAAACCTGCGCTCAAATCGTACGGTGGTGGATCAATGCAGGAATATGGTAATCAAATTCGTTCATTCATAAGTAAATACAAGGATATCTACAATGGATAATAAAGCATCCCGGT is from Ignavibacteriota bacterium and encodes:
- a CDS encoding HIT family protein, whose translation is MSSNSISSIFECMECIFCNIKNQKAEAEIIFEDENILAFLDIQPVNFGHTLVIPKNHYDNFLTVPKDELHKLIHATQFIAGIIKRSLNADGFNVISNNGNSAGQSVFHFHFHIIPRFNQDFTLKPALKSYGGGSMQEYGNQIRSFISKYKDIYNG